The following are from one region of the Stigmatella ashevillena genome:
- a CDS encoding lysoplasmalogenase family protein, protein MSHASTAYKTHRERVISFMIIVALMVFLTGGYQGMGWMVYYLTHLGEGCKDPICTSLSEYAASTAQHAGFARTILALLMVLLIGQSWISRSDYRFLAVAFGLTVVADYFLVYRNDNFLAGLGVFTVVHMLYTLRHARGFAESLLPPKRTRTLTLLSLSAAGVLLMSTAVLWWIHMKTREMSLPPPGVAVIIYLTVLSLSLWMAWGTLIRQGFTRFSAWLIAAGMTSFYLCDVCVGMSFLLQGADTKPGSFFDNCVGFFYSPALALLAISGYRWLPAPFFRLEPGIDGGQDSTLSLNPGT, encoded by the coding sequence ATGAGCCACGCCAGCACTGCATACAAGACACATCGCGAGCGGGTCATCAGCTTCATGATTATCGTCGCCCTGATGGTTTTTCTGACGGGCGGGTACCAGGGCATGGGATGGATGGTTTACTATCTCACCCACCTCGGGGAGGGCTGCAAGGATCCGATCTGCACGAGCTTAAGTGAGTACGCGGCCTCTACCGCCCAACATGCCGGATTCGCACGCACGATTCTGGCCTTGCTGATGGTCCTGCTCATTGGACAGAGCTGGATCTCTCGCTCGGACTACCGATTCCTCGCGGTGGCCTTCGGACTGACCGTCGTCGCCGACTATTTCCTGGTGTACCGGAACGACAACTTCCTGGCCGGGCTCGGGGTGTTCACGGTGGTCCACATGCTCTACACCCTCCGCCACGCCCGAGGCTTCGCTGAGTCTCTGCTGCCCCCCAAGCGGACTCGCACGTTGACCCTGCTCTCGCTCTCTGCCGCAGGAGTGCTGCTCATGAGTACCGCCGTGCTCTGGTGGATCCACATGAAAACGCGTGAGATGTCCCTGCCGCCTCCTGGCGTCGCGGTGATCATCTACCTCACCGTGTTGTCGCTCTCGTTGTGGATGGCCTGGGGAACCTTGATCCGCCAAGGCTTCACGCGCTTCAGCGCTTGGCTCATCGCGGCCGGAATGACGAGCTTCTATTTGTGCGATGTCTGCGTCGGGATGTCCTTCCTCCTCCAAGGCGCTGACACGAAGCCGGGCAGCTTCTTCGACAACTGCGTCGGCTTCTTCTACTCACCCGCTCTGGCATTGCTGGCGATCAGTGGCTACCGCTGGCTCCCTGCCCCATTCTTCAGGCTCGAACCCGGCATTGACGGGGGTCAGGACTCCACGCTCTCGTTGAACCCTGGAACGTAG
- a CDS encoding serine/threonine-protein kinase, with protein MNPILEFRGTSRFVLERCLGRGAMGVVYLAQDVERGTKVALKALSRLDADGLACIKNEFRSISDLLHPNLVSLHELVSEDGHWFLTMEVVEGVNFLAWVRGAQEMAAPDTRRLPNGKAEHLSTETFAKPSLTATRTMKSAGLMAALGEGRLTAAPPLSAPGSRPTPWCDLDRLRSALRQLVEGVSAIHAAGKLHRDLKPSNVLVTPSGRLVILDFGLALAQGLSGSPAVAGTPAYMAPEQLSPNAVTPASDWYAVGTMIYEALTGQLPFQGALSDILKDKCLRLPPPPSLRVQGIPEELERLCLACLSVSPAQRPAGQDFLRWLDGGGNRAVPTRDALVLLGREGLLAQLHQAFEVSRQGRAVTVYVSGRSGMGKSALIQHFADALRHRGEALVLSGRCYERESVPYKAWDSLIDALAEHLEGLPPEQTKSLLGTDVHALARVFPTLRRFEGLGAFPETRAPEIENQAESRLRSFRALKKILCELTRQRPLVLCLDDLQWGDVDSARLMASLLSQPSPPQMLLLCSFRSEEEQRSGFFQTLREFIDSRSIDLGEQRRLELGRLSPEAGILLARALLGPRGAAAGDLPEVISQEAEGSPFFIDLLARHVLTREEIGEVVLRGLSMEGVLLEYVRLLPEDARRLLNVLSVASRPLEQNVAVAAASLTSDAATTLGVLRASHLVRTHGARARDLVEPYHDRVREAVAGALGEALLRECHQRLADALEANGADPEVLAVHLEGAGDLLRARTYVLLAAERAEATLAFDHAARLYQRALSWTGTDDTERLQLRLASALVNAGRGAEAAPLLLEAARGRSDAEAVDLRRRAAEQFLVSGHIDDGIEVLREVLAWARVPYPETAFRASLTLAARFAQIQLRGTEFRERPAGTLSAGELLPIDICHSAGRGLALVDTLRGGGFFATGLLRALESGEPRRVALSLSNYATIVALQGLAGYPRARQMLEQSQELGERLDDPLVLGTVGICRAAVEMCLSHWRLTVEHATAASALLRKHSSGAPFEIEAGVVFSEVSLLWMGKLHELARFVDVHVRTALERGDLFAATYARMHTWYTPLAADDVTHASQSMRDTIGRWSHRGFHVMHFWALYGETQYALYAGDAEGAWERLNQTWPTLEQSNLLRIQFHRIPMTLLRGSTAVAAARARPADERKALFAAAEKDAVRLDKERTGVADASASLLRACILAAQGHPHKALAPLKAAAGGFDAADMVLHAACARRRMGQCVGGDEGRALIEAADAVMGEQSIRNPARWTALYVPGFNESVES; from the coding sequence TTGAATCCTATTCTGGAGTTCCGTGGAACGTCCCGCTTCGTCCTGGAGCGCTGCTTGGGCAGGGGCGCCATGGGCGTTGTCTACCTCGCGCAGGATGTGGAGCGTGGCACGAAGGTGGCGCTCAAGGCGTTGAGCCGTCTGGACGCTGATGGGCTCGCGTGCATCAAGAACGAGTTCCGTTCGATCTCGGATCTGCTCCATCCCAACTTGGTCTCGCTCCACGAGCTTGTCTCGGAGGACGGCCATTGGTTTCTGACGATGGAGGTGGTGGAAGGGGTGAACTTCTTGGCCTGGGTGCGAGGCGCTCAGGAGATGGCGGCGCCGGACACCAGGAGGCTTCCGAACGGCAAGGCCGAGCACCTGTCCACGGAGACTTTTGCCAAGCCGTCTCTCACTGCCACCCGTACCATGAAAAGCGCTGGCCTCATGGCGGCGCTCGGGGAGGGCCGATTGACCGCCGCTCCGCCCTTGTCGGCGCCTGGATCGAGGCCGACGCCTTGGTGCGACCTCGACCGGCTGCGCAGCGCGCTCCGGCAGTTGGTCGAGGGAGTCTCGGCGATTCACGCGGCAGGCAAGCTTCACCGGGACTTGAAGCCAAGCAATGTTCTGGTCACCCCTTCCGGGCGTCTGGTCATTCTGGACTTCGGCCTGGCGCTTGCGCAGGGCCTCTCCGGCTCGCCCGCGGTGGCTGGGACGCCTGCGTATATGGCGCCAGAGCAGCTCTCGCCCAACGCGGTGACGCCTGCCAGCGATTGGTATGCGGTGGGGACCATGATTTACGAAGCCCTCACCGGCCAGCTCCCCTTTCAGGGGGCCCTCTCGGACATCCTGAAGGACAAATGCTTACGGCTCCCTCCGCCGCCTTCCTTGCGGGTTCAGGGCATTCCGGAGGAGTTGGAGCGGCTTTGTCTCGCCTGTCTCAGCGTGTCGCCCGCGCAACGTCCCGCGGGCCAGGACTTCCTCCGGTGGCTGGACGGCGGCGGCAACCGGGCCGTTCCCACGAGGGACGCGCTGGTGTTGCTCGGCCGAGAGGGGCTGCTCGCCCAGCTTCACCAGGCTTTCGAGGTGTCGCGCCAAGGCCGCGCGGTGACCGTCTATGTCAGCGGGCGTTCGGGCATGGGGAAGTCGGCGCTCATCCAGCACTTCGCCGACGCGCTTCGCCACCGCGGCGAGGCGCTGGTCCTCTCCGGGCGCTGCTACGAGCGCGAGAGCGTTCCCTACAAGGCATGGGACAGCCTCATTGACGCCCTGGCCGAGCACCTCGAAGGCCTGCCGCCCGAGCAAACGAAGTCTCTGCTCGGGACGGACGTGCACGCGCTGGCACGCGTCTTCCCGACGCTCCGCCGCTTCGAGGGCCTCGGCGCATTCCCAGAGACGCGCGCGCCAGAGATTGAAAACCAGGCGGAGTCGCGCCTGCGCTCGTTCCGTGCGCTCAAGAAGATTCTGTGTGAGCTGACGCGGCAACGCCCGCTGGTGTTGTGTCTCGACGACCTCCAATGGGGGGATGTCGACAGCGCACGGCTGATGGCGAGCCTGCTCTCCCAGCCTTCCCCCCCTCAGATGTTGTTGCTGTGCAGCTTTCGCAGCGAGGAGGAGCAGCGGAGCGGGTTCTTCCAAACGCTCAGGGAATTCATTGACAGCCGGTCGATCGATCTCGGCGAGCAGCGCCGCCTGGAACTGGGGCGGCTCTCCCCCGAGGCGGGGATCCTGTTGGCCCGTGCGCTCCTCGGTCCCCGCGGCGCGGCCGCTGGGGATCTCCCCGAGGTCATCTCGCAGGAGGCAGAAGGGAGCCCGTTCTTCATTGATCTGCTCGCGCGGCACGTGCTCACCCGGGAGGAGATCGGCGAGGTGGTGCTCCGGGGCCTCTCGATGGAGGGCGTGCTCCTCGAGTATGTGCGCCTCCTGCCGGAGGACGCTCGGCGGCTGTTGAATGTGCTCTCCGTCGCGTCGCGGCCGCTGGAACAGAACGTGGCGGTGGCTGCGGCATCACTGACCTCGGATGCAGCCACCACGCTGGGCGTGCTTCGCGCCTCGCACCTTGTTCGCACTCATGGAGCGAGGGCGCGCGATCTGGTCGAGCCCTACCACGATCGTGTCCGCGAAGCCGTGGCAGGCGCGCTCGGCGAGGCCTTGCTGCGCGAGTGCCACCAGCGCCTTGCCGACGCCCTCGAAGCAAACGGCGCGGATCCCGAGGTGCTCGCCGTCCACCTGGAAGGGGCTGGCGACCTCCTGCGCGCCCGGACCTATGTCCTCCTCGCTGCGGAGCGGGCCGAGGCCACACTCGCGTTCGATCATGCCGCTCGGCTCTACCAGCGGGCGCTCTCCTGGACGGGAACCGATGACACGGAGCGGCTCCAACTGCGCTTGGCGAGCGCGCTCGTCAACGCGGGTCGGGGCGCGGAGGCGGCGCCGCTGTTGCTTGAGGCTGCCCGCGGCCGTTCGGACGCCGAAGCTGTGGATCTGCGACGCCGCGCGGCAGAGCAGTTCCTGGTGAGTGGCCACATCGACGACGGGATCGAAGTGCTGCGCGAAGTGCTCGCCTGGGCGCGGGTGCCTTACCCAGAGACGGCTTTCCGAGCCTCCCTCACCCTCGCTGCCCGCTTCGCTCAGATTCAACTCCGGGGCACGGAGTTCCGAGAGCGTCCCGCCGGAACGCTCTCCGCTGGAGAACTCCTCCCCATCGACATTTGTCACTCTGCGGGCAGGGGACTGGCCCTGGTGGACACCCTCCGCGGTGGGGGGTTCTTCGCCACCGGACTGCTGCGCGCGCTCGAAAGCGGTGAGCCCCGTCGGGTAGCGCTCAGTTTGAGCAACTACGCCACCATTGTGGCGCTTCAGGGCTTGGCGGGCTACCCCAGGGCGAGGCAGATGCTTGAGCAATCCCAGGAACTCGGCGAGCGGCTCGATGATCCGCTGGTTCTCGGCACGGTGGGCATCTGCCGGGCGGCCGTGGAGATGTGCCTGAGCCACTGGCGTCTCACGGTCGAGCACGCCACCGCGGCCAGCGCTCTGCTCCGCAAGCACAGCAGCGGCGCCCCCTTCGAGATCGAGGCCGGCGTCGTCTTCTCCGAGGTCTCACTGCTCTGGATGGGAAAGCTTCACGAACTGGCCCGCTTCGTGGACGTGCATGTCCGGACCGCGCTGGAGCGCGGGGATCTCTTTGCGGCCACGTACGCTCGGATGCACACCTGGTACACGCCCCTGGCCGCGGACGACGTGACCCACGCCAGCCAATCCATGCGTGACACCATCGGCCGGTGGTCCCACCGGGGCTTTCACGTCATGCACTTCTGGGCGCTCTATGGCGAGACGCAGTATGCGCTCTACGCGGGGGACGCCGAGGGGGCATGGGAGCGGCTGAACCAGACGTGGCCGACCCTGGAACAGTCCAACCTCCTGCGCATCCAATTCCACCGCATTCCGATGACGCTGCTGCGCGGCAGCACCGCCGTCGCCGCAGCCCGCGCGCGCCCGGCGGATGAACGCAAGGCCCTGTTCGCAGCCGCCGAGAAGGACGCCGTGCGCCTCGATAAGGAGCGGACCGGCGTGGCGGATGCGTCCGCCTCCTTGCTGCGTGCCTGCATCCTCGCGGCTCAGGGACACCCTCACAAGGCCTTGGCGCCTCTCAAGGCCGCTGCCGGAGGCTTCGACGCGGCGGACATGGTGCTCCACGCGGCGTGCGCGCGCAGGCGCATGGGGCAGTGCGTGGGAGGCGACGAGGGCCGTGCGCTGATCGAGGCCGCCGACGCAGTCATGGGCGAGCAGAGCATCCGGAATCCTGCGCGCTGGACGGCGCTCTACGTTCCAGGGTTCAACGAGAGCGTGGAGTCCTGA
- a CDS encoding DUF5335 family protein, with product MHYSREIPREGWADYLALLSSLSRARRVRIDAGSAEFDEQPLSQSLPLVDIGFAEEDSAEGFIHVTVGRPGEEITHRILNPACIRADENESGDLECLAFQDAEQTRTLLFFEPSEVFLECVSSPADSL from the coding sequence ATGCACTACTCTCGGGAAATTCCTCGTGAAGGCTGGGCCGATTACCTGGCCTTGCTGAGCAGCCTCTCGCGCGCCCGCCGAGTCCGAATTGACGCGGGCAGCGCGGAGTTCGATGAGCAGCCCCTGTCCCAGAGCCTGCCCCTGGTGGACATCGGCTTTGCCGAGGAGGACAGCGCTGAGGGCTTCATTCACGTGACGGTGGGGCGCCCCGGAGAAGAAATCACCCACCGCATTCTCAACCCCGCGTGCATTCGCGCCGATGAGAACGAGAGCGGGGACCTGGAGTGCCTCGCTTTTCAGGACGCGGAGCAGACTCGGACACTCCTCTTCTTCGAGCCCTCCGAGGTCTTCCTGGAGTGCGTCTCTTCTCCGGCGGACTCCTTGTAA
- a CDS encoding serine/threonine-protein kinase — translation MRCPSCRKQLPKGTVFCPWDGSPLESMRAPLSQVDSLLDAQVSDYIIQERIGAGGMGIVYRALQPLIGKQVAIKVLKAEFAGAQELVQRLLVEARVVNAIQHRGIIDIFGFGQLPDGRPYVVMELLQGLSLDQFIKRRGRVAADETVAILDEVLSALGAAHRAGVIHRDLKPGNIFLVEGSEGARAVKILDFGIAKVAVSEMASPMTMQGMLLGTPEYMAPEQIRGNKVEATTDLYAVGVIAFQMLTGARPFSGEQMSVLFAQVEEAPVSPSSLVSGIPLELERIVLRLLAKNPAERFQTAEAVRQELNGALGGHGRRTASLRELRESAKAAQPVSSPSTGAVTVKLGGTADARSSKPGRARWFIGAGLTALGLIAAGGAFQVLRKAAPGQNRAAAAAPNLPAALQKASEEEQAGVQAAPGATEEEWEEVELEEVLDSESPSQQPKRRSKHLRRKRSTSEPTEPPPSLTAFVAPSPPSGVNAPSVSVSPKAMEAGTAPAVVPSPPVLPSAAIIQAPSPSPRAGLAACRVGGFDRRTQQAEILLARINCLEARVQVDDGGNRNSYALLSEISRLRHAAKTVRTASERMEVTQSVDALKARYDREHGPLVLSVLTEAPTPQAAALPAPATSPSEAPAAVVAEAPAASANPRSRIDRQVLLQRIARNEAWLREAKGQVVAGQAQGPLMELKQQAASAATASERMAVSIQLDEWERKFLSKR, via the coding sequence ATGAGGTGTCCATCCTGTCGCAAGCAGCTTCCCAAGGGAACGGTGTTCTGCCCGTGGGATGGAAGCCCGCTGGAGTCCATGCGGGCGCCCCTGTCTCAGGTAGACTCGCTGCTGGACGCGCAAGTCAGCGATTACATCATCCAGGAGCGCATTGGCGCAGGGGGGATGGGAATCGTCTATCGGGCCCTCCAGCCGCTCATTGGCAAGCAGGTGGCCATCAAGGTGCTGAAGGCGGAATTTGCCGGTGCCCAGGAACTGGTCCAGCGCCTGTTGGTGGAAGCCCGTGTGGTCAATGCCATCCAGCACCGTGGCATCATCGATATCTTTGGATTTGGGCAGCTGCCCGATGGACGGCCGTATGTGGTGATGGAGCTGCTCCAAGGACTCTCGCTCGATCAGTTCATCAAGCGGCGGGGGCGGGTGGCCGCCGATGAGACCGTGGCGATCCTGGACGAGGTCCTGTCCGCCTTGGGGGCAGCGCACCGCGCGGGGGTTATTCACCGCGACTTGAAGCCAGGCAACATCTTTTTGGTGGAAGGCTCCGAGGGCGCCCGGGCTGTCAAGATTCTCGATTTTGGAATTGCGAAGGTGGCCGTGTCTGAGATGGCAAGCCCCATGACGATGCAGGGGATGCTGCTGGGGACGCCGGAGTACATGGCGCCTGAGCAGATCCGGGGAAACAAGGTCGAGGCCACCACGGACCTCTATGCCGTGGGAGTGATCGCCTTTCAGATGCTGACAGGCGCGCGCCCGTTTTCGGGCGAGCAGATGAGCGTGCTCTTTGCGCAGGTGGAAGAGGCGCCGGTTTCTCCTTCCAGTCTGGTGTCCGGGATTCCTCTGGAACTCGAACGGATTGTTTTGCGGTTGCTGGCCAAGAATCCGGCCGAGCGGTTTCAGACTGCGGAAGCGGTGCGGCAAGAACTCAATGGTGCCCTGGGGGGCCACGGAAGACGCACTGCTTCTCTGCGAGAGCTTCGCGAGAGTGCCAAGGCCGCCCAGCCGGTCTCTTCGCCGTCGACGGGGGCCGTCACGGTGAAGCTTGGCGGGACAGCCGACGCGAGATCCTCGAAGCCCGGGAGGGCCCGGTGGTTCATCGGAGCGGGGCTGACGGCGCTGGGGCTCATCGCGGCGGGAGGGGCCTTCCAGGTCCTGCGCAAGGCCGCTCCGGGGCAGAATCGCGCAGCCGCCGCAGCACCCAATCTTCCTGCTGCGCTTCAGAAAGCGTCAGAGGAAGAGCAGGCAGGAGTTCAAGCTGCGCCGGGTGCCACGGAGGAGGAATGGGAAGAGGTTGAGCTTGAAGAGGTGCTGGATTCCGAATCCCCCTCGCAGCAGCCCAAGAGACGGTCGAAGCATCTCAGGCGCAAGCGGTCAACCTCCGAGCCCACGGAACCTCCGCCCAGCCTGACCGCATTCGTGGCCCCCAGCCCACCGAGTGGGGTGAATGCTCCGAGCGTCTCTGTTTCTCCCAAGGCCATGGAGGCAGGCACAGCCCCCGCTGTCGTTCCGTCCCCCCCGGTTCTTCCATCGGCGGCGATCATTCAGGCACCGTCCCCGTCGCCGCGCGCGGGGCTTGCGGCATGCAGGGTCGGCGGGTTCGATCGCCGGACGCAACAAGCGGAGATCCTCCTGGCGCGGATCAACTGCCTGGAGGCCCGTGTCCAGGTGGATGACGGCGGAAACCGAAACTCCTATGCACTCCTGAGTGAAATCTCACGCTTGCGTCATGCGGCGAAGACCGTCCGGACTGCCAGCGAGCGAATGGAAGTGACTCAATCCGTGGATGCGTTGAAGGCGCGTTACGATCGGGAGCATGGCCCGCTGGTGTTGTCCGTCCTGACAGAAGCCCCGACTCCCCAGGCTGCGGCACTGCCTGCGCCAGCAACATCACCCTCCGAGGCTCCCGCTGCCGTTGTGGCCGAGGCCCCAGCGGCCTCCGCCAATCCAAGAAGCCGCATTGACCGTCAGGTACTCTTGCAGCGGATCGCCCGGAATGAGGCATGGCTGCGCGAAGCCAAAGGCCAGGTGGTCGCGGGTCAGGCCCAGGGCCCCTTGATGGAGTTGAAACAGCAGGCTGCAAGCGCCGCGACGGCCAGTGAGCGCATGGCCGTCTCCATCCAACTGGATGAGTGGGAGCGAAAGTTCCTTTCAAAGCGCTGA
- a CDS encoding DUF4123 domain-containing protein: MVDVARDPRILVLLRESVEQCHSLYEGPQGLALAEVAPYLVSLPKESRLLEALVREGWGKNWGLFLTCPLPFGEVRRHLRKFLMVQLEDNDARFYFRFYDPRVLGPMLPLYTEEQRKEFFGAIDRFVLETSDGSVVESLRVQLAS, translated from the coding sequence GTGGTGGATGTCGCGCGGGATCCACGCATCCTCGTGCTGCTTCGGGAGTCCGTGGAGCAATGTCACTCTCTTTACGAGGGGCCTCAAGGGCTGGCCTTGGCGGAGGTAGCGCCGTATCTGGTGAGCTTGCCGAAAGAATCGAGGCTTTTGGAGGCGCTTGTTCGCGAAGGTTGGGGAAAGAATTGGGGATTGTTTTTGACGTGCCCCTTGCCTTTTGGAGAGGTGCGGCGCCACCTGCGCAAGTTTCTGATGGTACAACTGGAGGACAATGACGCCCGGTTCTACTTCCGGTTCTATGATCCCAGGGTCCTCGGTCCGATGCTTCCGCTGTATACAGAGGAGCAACGGAAAGAGTTCTTTGGAGCCATCGACCGCTTTGTTCTTGAGACGTCTGATGGGAGCGTGGTCGAGAGTCTGAGAGTTCAACTCGCTTCGTGA
- a CDS encoding polymorphic toxin type 44 domain-containing protein, protein MSNAALAGEQVEAPPIRGDEVTPIARYILGEMVTNAHSRDAQSIHRLNDLSRQDCFAEYQRMPGWQKFLIGGSTLQACQDTLVSSKMSAILGWAMLVRENGPWDHKPYIRRTFTPAVSKGGEQVYHHYDGWLFFYDIWSNIHYGYVGRACGFSSPELLDGAGLEQIGSDVRHGRWPRASPGVQGLRRFDDSSDRQSVEAGARMYPHPPSVPELIRLVQSTPGLTRKKLNP, encoded by the coding sequence ATGTCGAACGCTGCTCTTGCAGGAGAACAGGTCGAGGCGCCTCCCATCCGCGGGGATGAGGTCACGCCCATTGCTCGCTACATCCTTGGCGAGATGGTGACGAACGCGCATTCCCGCGACGCGCAGAGCATCCATCGGCTGAATGACCTGTCGAGGCAGGATTGCTTCGCGGAGTACCAGCGAATGCCGGGGTGGCAGAAATTCCTGATTGGAGGAAGCACACTTCAGGCATGTCAAGACACCCTGGTTTCCTCGAAGATGAGTGCCATCCTGGGGTGGGCCATGCTGGTGAGAGAAAATGGCCCCTGGGATCATAAGCCCTATATCCGCAGGACCTTTACCCCTGCTGTCTCGAAGGGGGGCGAGCAGGTCTATCATCATTACGACGGGTGGTTGTTCTTCTACGACATCTGGTCGAACATTCATTACGGCTATGTCGGTAGGGCGTGTGGTTTTTCCAGCCCGGAGTTGCTGGACGGGGCGGGGCTGGAGCAGATCGGATCGGACGTTCGCCATGGGAGGTGGCCTCGCGCCAGCCCCGGCGTTCAGGGGCTGAGGCGTTTCGATGATTCTTCGGACAGACAGTCCGTTGAGGCGGGCGCCAGAATGTATCCGCACCCGCCGTCTGTTCCGGAGCTCATTCGGCTCGTTCAGAGTACGCCAGGGCTGACACGCAAGAAGTTGAACCCCTGA
- a CDS encoding PAAR domain-containing protein: MPPAARITDMHVCPKVEPGPVPHVGGPVSAGEATVIIGGQLAARVGDSLICFGGPPDSISQGEPTVIIGGKHAARLADPTSHGGVIVAGCPTVLIGSSTQAQTIVVAATTGTPFCEECEKRKAAAAAAAAGQGV, from the coding sequence ATGCCTCCTGCCGCGCGCATCACCGACATGCATGTGTGTCCGAAGGTGGAGCCGGGACCGGTTCCCCACGTGGGCGGCCCTGTCTCGGCGGGAGAAGCCACGGTCATCATCGGAGGCCAACTGGCGGCACGGGTGGGGGACAGCCTGATCTGCTTCGGCGGGCCTCCAGACTCCATCTCGCAGGGAGAGCCGACTGTCATCATCGGTGGGAAGCATGCGGCCCGGCTGGCGGATCCGACCTCTCATGGCGGTGTCATCGTGGCGGGGTGTCCCACGGTGCTCATCGGCTCGTCCACGCAGGCGCAGACCATCGTCGTGGCCGCGACGACAGGGACTCCCTTCTGCGAGGAGTGCGAGAAGAGGAAGGCCGCAGCGGCTGCCGCCGCCGCCGGACAAGGGGTATAA